The following proteins are co-located in the Betta splendens chromosome 9, fBetSpl5.4, whole genome shotgun sequence genome:
- the sdhaf1 gene encoding succinate dehydrogenase assembly factor 1, mitochondrial: MSHHSKLQKQVLALYRQLLRAGQRKPGFTPRIRDEFRENAQIKRTDVMHIEYLYRRGQRQLEQLKDVNTKQLGSFSKPKDSI; the protein is encoded by the coding sequence ATGTCACATCACAGTAAGCTGCAGAAGCAGGTCCTGGCTCTGTACCGACAGCTCCTGAGAGCGGGTCAGCGAAAACCGGGCTTCACGCCACGAATCCGAGATGAGTTCAGAGAGAATGCTCAGATCAAGAGAACGGACGTGATGCACATCGAATACCTGTACCGACGAggacagaggcagctggagcagctgaaggacgtCAACACCAAACAACTGGGCTCCTTCTCCAAACCCAAAGATTCCATTTGA